One window of the bacterium genome contains the following:
- the pal gene encoding peptidoglycan-associated lipoprotein Pal: MILRRKSVLVTLAVVLLFSFVLVNCSKKPAEPGPMDQAVAPAPAPMPEPAPAPAPVEEYKPAPAPAPAPAPAPAPAPAPAAFNVSDLGDVFFDYDKSDLTAESRDRLANNAKLLKAASGVRIVVEGHCDERGTNEYNLGLGERRANSVKNYLVSLGISAAKIKTISYGEEKPFASGHNEGAWKQNRRAHFRLQ; this comes from the coding sequence GTGATTTTAAGAAGGAAGAGTGTTCTCGTTACGTTGGCAGTAGTGCTCCTGTTTAGTTTCGTTTTGGTAAACTGCTCCAAGAAGCCGGCAGAGCCGGGTCCCATGGATCAGGCAGTGGCACCGGCACCGGCGCCTATGCCTGAGCCTGCACCCGCACCCGCACCGGTAGAGGAGTATAAACCTGCTCCTGCTCCTGCGCCCGCTCCTGCACCTGCCCCGGCACCTGCACCTGCACCAGCAGCCTTTAACGTTTCGGATCTGGGTGATGTGTTCTTCGACTACGACAAGTCGGACCTGACTGCCGAGTCCAGAGACAGGTTGGCCAATAACGCCAAGCTCCTCAAGGCGGCATCGGGAGTCAGGATCGTTGTCGAGGGACATTGTGACGAGAGAGGCACCAACGAGTACAACCTGGGGTTGGGTGAGCGCCGTGCCAACTCGGTCAAGAACTACCTCGTTTCGCTTGGTATCTCAGCTGCCAAAATCAAGACGATCAGTTACGGTGAGGAAAAGCCCTTCGCTTCGGGGCACAACGAGGGTGCCTGGAAACAGAACAGGCGAGCCCATTTCCGCCTCCAGTAA